In the Candidatus Rhodoblastus alkanivorans genome, one interval contains:
- a CDS encoding Rieske (2Fe-2S) protein has translation MICAMDEIAPGSARAFDLAEADGAGGAKPFRIVVARDKAGQFFSYRNSCPHEGVWLNIGSGAFLDEAGAQIKCGRHGATFAIETGQCSSGACEGAFLDKVDVEALDGDVCIRGVTLVEEEPPLRHDDDMDETMEIMIHPG, from the coding sequence GTGATCTGCGCGATGGACGAGATCGCGCCGGGATCGGCCAGGGCGTTCGACCTCGCCGAAGCCGACGGCGCGGGCGGCGCAAAGCCCTTTCGCATCGTCGTCGCGCGCGACAAGGCCGGGCAGTTCTTCTCCTACCGCAATTCCTGCCCCCATGAGGGCGTATGGCTCAACATCGGCTCCGGCGCCTTTCTCGACGAGGCCGGCGCGCAGATCAAATGCGGCCGTCACGGCGCCACTTTCGCCATAGAGACTGGCCAATGCAGTTCGGGCGCCTGCGAAGGCGCCTTCCTCGACAAGGTCGATGTCGAAGCCCTGGACGGCGATGTCTGCATACGGGGCGTGACTCTGGTCGAGGAGGAGCCGCCTTTGCGCCATGACGACGACATGGACGAGACGATGGAAATCATGATCCATCCGGGTTGA
- a CDS encoding carboxymuconolactone decarboxylase family protein produces MQEKISRYEDGLARMQAIFGPGVVSELSRLAETSPDVARRLVEFPFADIYARPVLDLKTREMLTVAALTVLGYPQGELNQHIRGALNVGCTREEILEIILQMAVYAGFPAALEAVKTAASVFAEQQ; encoded by the coding sequence ATGCAGGAAAAAATTTCTCGCTACGAAGATGGACTCGCCAGGATGCAAGCCATTTTTGGCCCGGGCGTCGTATCCGAATTGAGCCGTCTCGCCGAGACCAGTCCCGATGTTGCGCGTCGGCTCGTAGAATTTCCCTTCGCGGATATCTATGCCCGGCCTGTCCTGGATCTGAAGACCAGGGAAATGCTGACTGTCGCCGCCCTTACCGTGCTCGGCTACCCGCAGGGCGAGTTAAATCAACACATAAGAGGCGCGCTGAACGTCGGTTGCACGCGGGAAGAAATATTGGAAATCATCTTGCAAATGGCGGTTTACGCCGGTTTCCCCGCCGCTCTGGAGGCCGTCAAGACGGCGGCGTCGGTTTTTGCTGAGCAGCAATGA
- a CDS encoding homocitrate synthase/isopropylmalate synthase family protein codes for MSGAVSHRIEINDTTLRDGEQAPGVVFTLPEKLAIARELALAGADEIEAGTPAMGDEEVEAIAAIASEIRGPRVTAWCRLSEADVDAALRAGVSHVNISAPMSRLQMRVKLKSEPDEVAARVTRVIGYAREKGLEVALGGEDSSRADLRDIGLIAGAAQKLGVFRFRFADTLGLLDPFSTYEYIRQLREVTDLAIEFHGHNDLGLATANTLAAIRAGASHASVTVLGLGERAGNAPLEEIAVALPRTADARSGVDLTRLERLAGIVAHAARDSIPRAKPIVGADIFTHESGIHVAGLLSDVRTYQGLDPVLLGRRHKVVIGKHSGLAAIKAVCGAAGLNVEGPIGAAVLARVKAIAKLTKSLVPEARVRQLAREELARNEMSETV; via the coding sequence ATGTCCGGCGCCGTCTCCCATCGCATAGAGATCAACGACACGACCCTGCGCGACGGCGAACAGGCGCCGGGCGTGGTCTTCACTCTGCCGGAAAAGCTCGCCATCGCCCGCGAACTGGCGCTCGCCGGCGCGGACGAGATCGAGGCCGGCACCCCGGCAATGGGCGACGAGGAAGTCGAAGCGATCGCCGCCATCGCCAGCGAGATTCGCGGCCCGCGCGTCACCGCCTGGTGCCGGCTCAGCGAGGCCGATGTGGATGCGGCGCTGCGCGCGGGCGTCAGTCACGTCAATATTTCGGCGCCGATGTCGCGGCTCCAGATGCGGGTGAAACTCAAAAGCGAGCCCGACGAAGTCGCGGCGCGCGTGACGCGGGTCATCGGCTACGCCCGCGAAAAAGGCCTGGAAGTGGCGCTCGGCGGCGAGGATTCCTCGCGCGCCGACCTGCGCGACATCGGCCTGATCGCGGGCGCGGCGCAAAAGCTCGGCGTGTTCCGCTTCCGCTTCGCCGACACGCTCGGACTGCTCGACCCGTTCTCCACCTACGAATATATCCGCCAACTGCGCGAAGTGACCGATCTCGCGATCGAGTTCCACGGCCATAACGATCTCGGCCTCGCCACCGCCAACACGCTGGCGGCGATCCGCGCCGGCGCGAGCCATGCGAGCGTCACCGTGCTGGGCCTGGGCGAGCGCGCCGGCAACGCCCCGCTGGAGGAAATCGCCGTCGCTTTGCCGCGCACCGCCGACGCCCGCTCGGGCGTCGATCTAACCCGGCTGGAGCGGCTTGCCGGGATCGTCGCCCATGCTGCGAGGGATTCCATCCCACGTGCGAAGCCCATCGTCGGGGCCGATATTTTCACCCATGAATCGGGCATCCATGTCGCCGGTCTGTTGTCGGACGTGCGGACCTATCAGGGACTCGACCCGGTCCTGCTCGGGCGCCGCCACAAGGTGGTGATCGGCAAACATTCCGGCCTCGCGGCGATCAAGGCGGTGTGCGGGGCGGCGGGCCTCAATGTGGAAGGCCCGATCGGCGCCGCGGTTCTGGCGCGGGTGAAGGCAATCGCCAAGCTCACAAAATCGCTCGTGCCGGAGGCGCGCGTCCGCCAGCTGGCGCGCGAGGAATTGGCGCGGAACGAAATGAGCGAGACGGTCTGA
- a CDS encoding TOBE domain-containing protein codes for MKLSARNVFDGKIVEIKKGVTTSHVLIDVKGLIFTASITNESVEEMGLKVGESAKAIIKSSEVIVAVE; via the coding sequence ATGAAACTTTCCGCGCGAAACGTGTTTGACGGCAAGATCGTCGAGATCAAGAAGGGCGTCACCACCTCCCATGTCCTGATCGACGTGAAGGGCCTGATCTTCACCGCCTCGATCACCAATGAATCGGTTGAGGAAATGGGTCTGAAGGTCGGCGAATCGGCCAAGGCGATCATCAAGTCGTCCGAGGTTATCGTCGCCGTCGAGTGA
- a CDS encoding glutamate synthase subunit beta, whose protein sequence is MGKVTGFLEIDRQDRKYKPAADRIRHYQEFVIPLSEEATRDQAARCMNCGIPFCHSGCPVNNQIPDWNDLVYHSDWEAASRNLHSTNNFPEFTGRVCPAPCEAACTLNLEEMPVTIKTIECAIVDRAWENGWLRPEPPSKKTGKKVAVVGSGPAGLAAAQQLARIGHDVHVYEKFAKAGGLLRYGIPDFKMEKHLIDRRVAQMEAEGVTFHNGVHVGVDLAAKELVDGHDAVILAGGSEKPRDLPVPGRDLAGVHFAMEFLPQQNRRVARENAGPEEPILAAGKHVVVIGGGDTGSDCIGTSVRQGALSVTQLEIMPKPPEHEEKLTTWPYWPLKLRTSSSHQEGAERDFAVMTKAVVGDKGAVKALKCIRVDAKMQEIPGSEFNLRADLILLAMGFVSPVHEGMLKELGVALDGRGNVSADTVAYKTSLDKIFAAGDMRRGQSLVVWAIREGRQAARAVDLFLMGSSNLPR, encoded by the coding sequence ATGGGAAAGGTGACGGGATTTCTGGAGATCGACCGGCAGGACCGCAAATACAAGCCGGCCGCCGACCGCATCCGCCATTACCAGGAATTCGTGATTCCGCTGTCCGAGGAGGCGACGCGCGACCAGGCCGCGCGCTGCATGAATTGCGGCATCCCCTTCTGCCACAGCGGCTGCCCGGTCAACAACCAGATCCCCGACTGGAACGATCTGGTCTATCACAGCGACTGGGAGGCCGCCTCGCGCAACCTCCATTCGACCAATAATTTCCCGGAATTCACCGGCCGCGTCTGCCCCGCGCCCTGCGAGGCGGCCTGCACGCTCAATCTCGAGGAAATGCCGGTCACAATCAAGACGATCGAATGCGCCATCGTCGATCGCGCCTGGGAGAACGGCTGGCTGCGCCCGGAGCCCCCGTCCAAGAAGACCGGAAAGAAAGTCGCCGTCGTCGGCTCGGGCCCTGCGGGCCTCGCCGCCGCCCAGCAGCTGGCGCGCATCGGCCACGACGTCCACGTCTATGAAAAATTCGCCAAGGCCGGTGGCCTGCTGCGCTATGGCATCCCCGACTTCAAGATGGAGAAACATCTGATCGACCGCCGCGTCGCCCAGATGGAGGCCGAGGGCGTCACTTTCCATAATGGCGTTCATGTCGGCGTGGACCTGGCCGCGAAGGAGCTGGTCGACGGCCATGACGCGGTGATCCTCGCCGGCGGTTCGGAGAAGCCGCGCGACCTGCCCGTCCCCGGCCGCGATCTCGCCGGCGTGCATTTCGCCATGGAGTTCCTGCCCCAGCAGAACCGCCGCGTCGCGCGCGAGAACGCCGGGCCGGAGGAGCCCATCCTCGCCGCGGGCAAGCATGTCGTGGTCATCGGCGGCGGCGACACCGGCTCCGACTGCATCGGGACTTCGGTGCGCCAGGGCGCGCTGTCGGTCACTCAGCTCGAAATCATGCCCAAGCCCCCCGAACACGAAGAGAAGCTGACGACCTGGCCCTATTGGCCGCTGAAGCTGCGCACCTCCTCCTCGCATCAGGAAGGCGCCGAGCGCGATTTCGCGGTGATGACCAAGGCGGTCGTCGGCGACAAAGGCGCGGTCAAGGCGCTGAAATGCATCCGGGTCGACGCCAAGATGCAGGAAATCCCGGGCTCGGAATTCAATCTGCGCGCCGATCTGATCCTGCTCGCCATGGGCTTCGTCTCGCCCGTCCATGAAGGCATGCTCAAGGAGCTGGGCGTCGCGCTCGACGGACGCGGCAATGTGAGCGCCGACACCGTCGCCTACAAGACCAGCCTCGACAAGATTTTCGCCGCCGGCGACATGCGCCGCGGCCAATCCCTGGTGGTCTGGGCGATTCGCGAAGGCCGCCAGGCGGCGCGCGCGGTCGATCTCTTCCTGATGGGTTCGAGCAACCTGCCCCGCTGA
- a CDS encoding SufE family protein, with amino-acid sequence MTIDEILENFEFLDDWDDRYRYLIELGRTLEPLSEEAHNDANKVRGCASQVWLQTKVEPGPDGEPVLHFLGDSDAHIVRGLVALTLTFFSGHTARDIIAADAQALFKSLGFEQHLTPQRSNGLRSMVERIKKDAAQALAAV; translated from the coding sequence ATGACTATTGACGAAATCCTCGAAAATTTCGAATTCCTCGACGACTGGGACGATCGCTATCGCTATCTGATCGAGCTTGGCCGGACTTTGGAGCCCCTATCGGAAGAAGCGCATAATGACGCCAACAAGGTGCGCGGCTGCGCCAGCCAGGTGTGGCTGCAAACCAAGGTCGAGCCGGGCCCGGACGGCGAGCCGGTGCTGCATTTTCTCGGCGACAGCGACGCCCATATCGTGCGCGGCCTCGTCGCTTTGACCCTCACCTTTTTCTCCGGCCACACCGCCAGGGACATCATCGCCGCCGACGCCCAGGCTTTATTCAAGAGCCTCGGCTTCGAACAGCACCTGACTCCGCAGCGCTCGAACGGCCTGCGCTCGATGGTCGAGCGCATCAAGAAGGACGCGGCGCAGGCGCTGGCCGCGGTTTAG
- a CDS encoding HesB/IscA family protein: protein MITLTPNAIYAARTILETASSPADGLRILVEAGGCSGFTYKMDLENETRDGDNVVEADGVKFFIDELSIGFVKGMTVDFVSSLEKSGFVFENPNATTQCGCGKSFA from the coding sequence ATGATCACGCTCACCCCCAACGCCATTTACGCGGCCCGCACCATTCTCGAAACCGCTTCGTCGCCGGCGGACGGCCTGCGGATTCTGGTCGAGGCCGGCGGCTGCTCCGGCTTCACCTATAAGATGGACCTCGAAAACGAGACCCGCGACGGCGACAATGTGGTCGAGGCCGACGGCGTGAAATTCTTCATCGACGAGCTCTCGATCGGATTCGTCAAGGGAATGACGGTCGATTTTGTCTCTTCCCTGGAGAAATCCGGCTTCGTCTTCGAAAATCCCAACGCCACGACCCAGTGCGGCTGCGGCAAATCCTTCGCTTGA
- the nifS gene encoding cysteine desulfurase NifS, with protein MAVVYLDNNATTRVDRQVVEAMLPFFTESFGNASSTHDYGAAVAPALKEARKQVQALLGAEFDHEVVFTSGGTESDTTAIFSAIETSSQRNEIVTSAVEHPAVLNVCQNLERAGRAKVHYIGVSPDGDLDLDAFGAALSDKTALVSIMWANNETGKIFPIVELAKLAKSAGALFHTDAVQAFGKVDMALKDMEVDLLSLSAHKIHGPKGVGALYARKGVKLSPLFRGGKQERGRRAGTENVPGIVGLGAAAERARQTLAEDQARVKSLRDKLESGLLAAVPLTRVNGGGANRLPNTCNIAFDYADGEAVLHKLDRAGVAASSGSACASGSMEPSHVLRALDIPPYALQGAIRFSLSRETTGEDIAKVLATLPEIVANVREKSPLWAEVRPPQVA; from the coding sequence ATGGCCGTCGTCTATCTCGACAACAACGCCACCACGCGCGTCGACCGGCAAGTGGTCGAGGCCATGCTGCCATTTTTCACCGAATCCTTCGGGAATGCGTCCTCGACGCATGACTATGGCGCTGCCGTGGCCCCCGCGCTGAAGGAAGCGCGCAAGCAGGTCCAAGCCCTGCTCGGCGCCGAATTCGACCATGAAGTCGTCTTCACCTCCGGCGGCACCGAATCCGACACCACCGCGATTTTTTCCGCCATCGAAACCTCGTCCCAACGCAACGAAATCGTCACCAGCGCCGTCGAACATCCGGCGGTGCTCAATGTCTGCCAGAATCTCGAGCGCGCCGGCCGCGCCAAGGTCCATTACATCGGTGTCAGCCCCGACGGCGACCTCGATCTCGACGCTTTTGGCGCCGCCTTGTCCGACAAGACGGCGCTGGTCTCGATCATGTGGGCCAATAATGAGACGGGGAAGATTTTCCCGATCGTGGAACTGGCCAAGCTCGCCAAATCCGCCGGCGCCCTGTTCCATACCGACGCCGTCCAGGCCTTCGGCAAAGTCGATATGGCGCTGAAGGACATGGAAGTGGACCTTTTGTCGCTGTCCGCCCATAAAATCCACGGTCCCAAGGGCGTCGGCGCGCTTTATGCGCGCAAGGGCGTGAAGCTGAGCCCGCTGTTTCGCGGCGGCAAGCAGGAGCGCGGCCGGCGCGCCGGCACCGAGAACGTGCCGGGAATCGTCGGCCTGGGCGCGGCGGCCGAACGCGCCCGCCAGACGCTCGCCGAAGATCAGGCGCGCGTGAAAAGCCTGCGCGACAAGCTCGAAAGCGGCCTGCTCGCGGCGGTCCCGCTCACCCGCGTCAACGGCGGCGGCGCGAACCGCCTGCCCAACACCTGCAACATTGCCTTCGATTACGCCGACGGCGAGGCGGTCCTGCACAAGCTCGACCGCGCCGGCGTCGCGGCCTCGTCGGGTTCGGCCTGCGCCTCCGGCTCGATGGAGCCAAGCCATGTGCTGCGGGCGCTCGACATCCCGCCCTACGCCTTGCAGGGCGCAATCCGCTTTTCGCTGTCGCGCGAAACCACCGGGGAGGACATCGCCAAAGTCCTCGCGACCCTCCCCGAAATCGTCGCGAATGTGCGCGAGAAATCGCCGCTGTGGGCGGAAGTCCGCCCGCCGCAGGTCGCGTGA
- a CDS encoding DUF6156 family protein, translated as MSENENNCRYFLATSGVKLPMKLVNEIEPDALSNRNTFFRAYYDASGLLLRFEKMVYGDVELSHRYEYDAAGALRRAEIVMLDEEPTILEFNGAPA; from the coding sequence ATGAGCGAAAACGAAAACAACTGCCGCTATTTCCTCGCCACCTCGGGCGTGAAACTGCCGATGAAGCTCGTCAACGAGATCGAGCCGGACGCCCTGTCGAACCGGAACACGTTCTTCCGCGCCTATTACGACGCGTCGGGGCTGCTGCTGCGCTTCGAGAAAATGGTTTATGGCGATGTCGAACTGAGCCATCGCTATGAATATGACGCGGCCGGCGCCTTGCGCCGCGCGGAGATCGTCATGCTTGACGAGGAGCCGACAATTCTGGAATTCAACGGCGCGCCGGCATGA
- a CDS encoding fumarylacetoacetate hydrolase family protein: MKLIRFTTANAPNPCFGVVIQEQAVPFNVLQKKAGKSYPYFTDSRSYLANLPESERAAKDLLAWGEQHPGDLGDGEIFPLDAVRLLEPVEVVALYDFGLTPRHLKNSAETLTKYEKDNPQTAPLLQAFAKSVLAPKPKPAAGQPEPLSYYKCNMNSIVGDGEIIPWPAYTSRLDIEPELAVVYGNEKQPVAGFCIFNDVSARDVQAPEFVGGFCLTKDMAKGNQLGPYLVTPDDVGDPYDQEVTVLVNGQVKYRGSTSEISHKAENVFAWLTFIAPLKSGSVIGFGTIPDCTGLDHDDFIDPGAEIQITFERLGTLRCRFAEPAGRLMPSRWPVREPLRQYQS; the protein is encoded by the coding sequence ATGAAACTGATCCGCTTCACCACCGCCAACGCGCCCAACCCCTGTTTCGGCGTGGTCATTCAGGAGCAAGCGGTCCCGTTCAACGTTCTGCAAAAGAAAGCGGGAAAGTCTTATCCCTATTTCACTGACAGCCGATCCTATCTTGCCAATCTTCCGGAAAGCGAGAGGGCGGCAAAGGACTTGTTAGCCTGGGGCGAACAGCATCCTGGAGACCTTGGCGATGGGGAAATTTTCCCTCTCGACGCCGTCCGCCTGCTGGAGCCTGTGGAAGTTGTCGCACTTTACGACTTCGGCCTGACGCCACGGCATCTCAAGAATTCGGCTGAAACGCTCACAAAATACGAAAAAGATAATCCCCAGACCGCGCCGTTGCTGCAGGCGTTCGCTAAATCCGTCCTTGCGCCGAAGCCCAAACCGGCTGCCGGACAGCCCGAGCCGCTCTCCTATTACAAGTGCAATATGAACTCGATTGTCGGCGACGGGGAAATCATTCCTTGGCCAGCTTATACGTCGCGATTGGACATCGAGCCCGAACTGGCCGTTGTTTATGGCAACGAAAAACAGCCGGTGGCAGGATTCTGCATTTTTAACGATGTCTCGGCCCGCGATGTTCAAGCACCGGAGTTTGTCGGCGGGTTCTGTTTGACCAAGGACATGGCGAAAGGCAACCAGCTCGGCCCCTATTTGGTGACGCCCGACGATGTCGGCGATCCCTACGACCAGGAGGTGACCGTTCTGGTGAACGGTCAGGTCAAATATCGGGGCTCGACATCCGAAATAAGCCACAAAGCAGAAAATGTTTTCGCGTGGCTGACGTTCATCGCGCCGCTCAAGTCCGGCTCCGTGATTGGCTTCGGCACCATCCCTGACTGTACGGGCCTCGATCATGATGACTTCATCGATCCCGGCGCCGAGATCCAGATCACTTTTGAGCGACTAGGGACGCTCCGCTGCCGTTTTGCCGAACCAGCAGGCAGACTTATGCCAAGCCGTTGGCCCGTGCGCGAGCCATTGAGGCAATACCAGAGCTAG
- a CDS encoding MBL fold metallo-hydrolase, whose amino-acid sequence MEMKQVSDNCFAVLNEKNRVCDANSGLINRGGGVVIDTQSDLPHARRMIEMFGRVWPAMPKRVINTHEDADHVWGNQLFDGAEIIGHRSLPEQMRKVAEPKESQKLLHGVGHLLTRLVLKTLHPGIVAAGQQLLEDYNFDNIELVPPTTLFDARYELDLNGIEVHLIHVGPCHQHGDTIIHVPKERVLFAGDVLFNQCTPMGWTGSYEKWFQCLDLIKQLNPDVIVPGHGPLCGLEGVTEMEAYLRYVRDESKKCFDAGLTSLDAAKQIEFGPYGSWRAPARLYMNVERAYREFRKEPPDAPWDTAGTFDAIYEVAKAKGIEVEY is encoded by the coding sequence ATGGAAATGAAGCAGGTCAGCGACAACTGCTTTGCGGTTCTGAACGAAAAGAACCGAGTTTGTGACGCCAATTCCGGGCTGATCAATCGGGGGGGCGGCGTTGTCATCGACACACAGTCGGACTTGCCGCATGCGCGTCGGATGATCGAGATGTTTGGTCGGGTCTGGCCGGCCATGCCCAAGCGCGTCATCAACACTCACGAGGACGCGGACCATGTTTGGGGCAATCAACTCTTCGATGGCGCCGAGATCATCGGCCACCGCTCGTTGCCGGAACAGATGAGAAAAGTTGCCGAGCCCAAGGAGAGTCAGAAGCTGCTTCATGGCGTCGGGCATCTGCTCACGCGGCTGGTGCTCAAGACGCTCCACCCCGGCATTGTCGCAGCGGGGCAGCAATTGCTGGAGGATTACAATTTCGACAATATTGAGCTGGTGCCGCCGACGACACTTTTCGACGCCCGCTATGAGCTGGACCTAAACGGCATTGAGGTCCACCTGATCCACGTGGGACCCTGCCATCAGCATGGCGATACAATCATCCATGTCCCAAAGGAACGTGTGTTGTTCGCGGGCGACGTTCTTTTTAATCAATGTACCCCCATGGGCTGGACCGGATCATACGAGAAGTGGTTCCAGTGCCTTGACCTGATCAAGCAGCTCAACCCGGATGTGATCGTTCCGGGCCACGGTCCGCTTTGCGGGCTCGAGGGCGTAACGGAAATGGAGGCTTATCTCCGATACGTCCGCGACGAGTCGAAAAAGTGTTTCGACGCGGGGCTGACGTCGCTTGACGCCGCGAAACAAATCGAGTTCGGCCCATATGGCTCGTGGCGCGCGCCGGCGCGCCTATACATGAACGTCGAGCGCGCCTACCGCGAGTTCCGCAAGGAACCACCGGACGCGCCTTGGGACACGGCGGGAACCTTTGACGCCATCTATGAGGTCGCGAAGGCAAAAGGCATCGAAGTCGAATATTGA
- a CDS encoding glutathione S-transferase family protein, with product MKLYMTPGSCSTAIHIILEELEEIFEAHIVNLPAGDQFKPDYLAINPKANIPALARPDGTVLTEVPAIAFWLGKARGRGKLWPKDIENETRALELMTFVAGSIHGHGFARFFAPGNFCPDSAFHQSVKAQGRALVEKTFSIVDKALEGRTWVAGDFSVADAVLFYVEFWADKVEIALPANLLRHYRAMLDRPAVSGVLREEGYRPEKLGQRVEM from the coding sequence ATGAAGCTTTACATGACCCCTGGATCCTGCTCGACGGCGATTCATATCATCCTCGAAGAGCTGGAAGAGATTTTCGAGGCCCATATCGTCAATCTGCCGGCCGGCGACCAGTTCAAGCCCGACTATCTCGCGATCAATCCCAAGGCCAATATCCCGGCGCTGGCGCGGCCCGACGGCACCGTCCTCACCGAGGTTCCGGCCATAGCCTTCTGGCTCGGAAAGGCGCGCGGGCGCGGAAAATTATGGCCCAAGGACATTGAGAACGAGACCCGCGCGCTGGAATTGATGACCTTCGTCGCCGGTTCAATCCACGGCCACGGCTTCGCCCGCTTTTTCGCGCCGGGCAATTTCTGCCCGGATTCGGCGTTTCACCAGTCTGTCAAGGCGCAGGGGCGGGCCTTGGTCGAAAAGACCTTTTCCATCGTCGACAAGGCGCTGGAAGGCCGGACCTGGGTCGCGGGCGATTTTTCCGTCGCCGACGCCGTGCTGTTCTATGTCGAATTCTGGGCCGACAAGGTGGAGATCGCGCTGCCTGCCAATCTTTTGCGCCATTATCGCGCCATGCTCGACCGTCCCGCCGTGTCGGGCGTCTTGCGCGAGGAAGGCTATCGGCCGGAAAAGCTGGGCCAAAGGGTCGAAATGTGA
- a CDS encoding helix-turn-helix transcriptional regulator, with protein MTEFYTTSEVAALLRVRPRKIYDMVSEGALPVRKVTGKLLFPRREIEDWLGSRAAPAEDQAAERRAENVAEPPLIAAGGHDPLLEWALRESQSGIAGFFDGAMDGLARAERGGCAFAGLHIPEDDGWNTGAVAAKFAQAPWVTIEWAQRRRGLIMRRGLTTRPETLKATRGLRFQARQALAGSELVLDRLLAAEGMTRADLHIVNTIERSEFDLAGAIAQGRADVGLGLEAGARQFNLDFAPMVEERFDLLVWRKAFFDPPFQKLAALCASAKFAEKAREFGGYDVSNHGAVHFNGAR; from the coding sequence ATGACAGAATTTTACACCACGAGCGAAGTCGCGGCGCTGCTGCGGGTCAGGCCGCGCAAAATCTATGACATGGTCTCCGAGGGCGCGCTGCCGGTGCGCAAGGTCACCGGCAAGCTGCTGTTCCCGCGCAGGGAGATCGAGGACTGGCTCGGCAGCCGCGCCGCCCCGGCGGAGGATCAGGCCGCCGAACGGCGCGCGGAAAATGTCGCGGAGCCGCCGCTGATCGCCGCGGGCGGCCACGATCCGCTGCTCGAATGGGCCTTGCGCGAGTCGCAATCCGGCATCGCCGGCTTTTTCGACGGCGCGATGGATGGCTTGGCCCGGGCCGAAAGAGGCGGTTGCGCTTTCGCCGGCCTCCACATTCCCGAAGACGATGGCTGGAACACGGGCGCCGTCGCCGCGAAATTCGCGCAGGCGCCCTGGGTGACGATCGAATGGGCGCAGCGGCGGCGCGGTTTGATCATGCGCCGGGGGCTCACGACGCGGCCCGAAACCCTCAAGGCGACGCGCGGCTTACGCTTCCAGGCGCGTCAGGCGCTCGCCGGCAGCGAATTGGTGCTCGACCGTCTGCTCGCCGCCGAGGGGATGACGCGCGCCGATCTTCATATCGTGAACACGATCGAGCGTTCGGAATTCGATCTCGCCGGCGCGATCGCGCAAGGCCGCGCCGACGTCGGCCTCGGGCTGGAGGCCGGGGCGCGGCAATTCAATCTGGATTTCGCGCCGATGGTCGAGGAGCGGTTCGATCTTCTGGTCTGGCGCAAAGCCTTTTTCGACCCGCCGTTCCAAAAACTCGCGGCGCTCTGCGCCAGCGCGAAATTCGCGGAAAAGGCGAGGGAATTCGGCGGTTATGACGTCTCGAACCACGGCGCCGTCCATTTCAACGGCGCCAGGTGA
- a CDS encoding group II truncated hemoglobin has translation MFDRIGGEVAVDRLVEAFYDNMDSLPEARTIRAMHGPDLTEIRKVFKRYLTEWTGGPKLYSPEKGHPRLRQRHMPFPIDNAARDAWMACMTKALDETLGDTGERRELEFNIKKLADWMRNTA, from the coding sequence ATGTTCGACAGGATTGGCGGCGAAGTCGCGGTGGATCGTCTGGTCGAGGCCTTTTACGACAATATGGACAGCCTGCCGGAAGCCAGAACCATCCGCGCCATGCATGGTCCCGATCTTACCGAAATCCGGAAGGTCTTTAAGCGCTATCTGACCGAATGGACCGGCGGCCCCAAGCTCTATTCGCCGGAAAAGGGCCACCCGCGCCTGCGCCAGCGCCACATGCCCTTCCCGATCGACAACGCCGCCCGCGACGCCTGGATGGCCTGCATGACCAAGGCGCTCGACGAGACGCTCGGCGACACCGGAGAGCGCCGCGAGTTGGAGTTCAATATCAAAAAACTCGCCGACTGGATGCGCAACACGGCCTGA